A single region of the Gossypium arboreum isolate Shixiya-1 chromosome 12, ASM2569848v2, whole genome shotgun sequence genome encodes:
- the LOC108479167 gene encoding protein CHROMATIN REMODELING 4 isoform X2 has product MKDISSLNSKMINRNWVLKRKRRKLPCGPSLANGKEENLLSESPRSSSAKRRLKGEISTDQSSSKKKGNDGYYYECVICDLGGNLLCCDNCPRTYHLQCLDPPLKRIPMGKWQCPKCCKKNDSLKPITHLDSISKRARSKTIKTKAQTGIKSPTTEKVSRIFGTSIIAKKRSSSSKGKSDVAQGVDTLKKEPETSHIDVPSTPKPSVTSIGGAEEGGASCVNVDDEKTPVASPTGSSAERKLTPVAGGSSCMNVDDGMKPVASPTGSSAERKLTPVAGEVLSHSKSTNSEKNDEAPEAKHELSCDNESPTDKVVLAIGVATRKDRKRKQKVSDEASQKKRKSDKGKRTVSTSKKKGSKANNIGPGTSKTHQKQKQKPVNHGVSASLSKDDDGSKNFDTQKKDEKLSEGAEQQSDELDKGILNPPLRCEDSVPAELLQVDRVLGCRVQGDNASILHHASAALSEDMLSDDFVIAVNPSRLSEENSVCDIDSDTVTAENLTEGCPKTLKGSDKESTKNDVRVDKMNVYRRSVTKKCKGGDSLDLLNKDTKDSDCAIINGKDQDESVVSVEDSGKRNEKTVVEELTADVNVKSHGATEAPKVCETPAKTKEMGAEMKIRSSVENKVQEPAVTESACSKEETVSYEFFVKWVGMSHIHNSWISESQLKILAKRKLENYKAKYGTTVINICEEKWKKPQRVISLRVTNNGREAFVKWTGLPYDECTWERLDEPVLQQSSHLINLFEQFERQTLEKDATKDEARAKGEQQHDIVTLADQPKELKGGSLFPHQLEALNWLRRCWHKSKNVILADEMGLGKTVSAVAFISSLYFEFKATLPCLVLVPLSTMPNWLAEFSLWAPDLNVVEYHGCAKARAIIRQYEWHASDSNELSRKTASYKFNVLLTTYEMILVDSSHLRGVPWEVLVVDEGHRLKNSGSKLFSLLNTFSFQHRVLLTGTPLQNNIGEMYNLLNFLQPASFPSLSSFEEKFNDLTTAEKVEELKKLVAPHMLRRLKRDAMQNIPPKTERMVPVELSSIQAEYYRAMLTKNYQILRNIGKGVAQQSMLNIVMQLRKVCNHPYLIPGTEPESGSLEFLHEMRIKASAKLTLLHSMLKVLYREGHRVLIFSQMTKLLDILEDYLTIEFGPKTYERVDGSVSVADRQTAISRFNQDKSRFVFLLSTRSCGLGINLATADTVIIYDSDFNPHADIQAMNRAHRIGQSNRLLVYRLVVRASVEERILQLAKKKLMLDQLFVNKSGSQKEVEDILRWGTEELFIDSSSGKDSGEGNNNKEDALVDTDHKHRKRVGGLGDVYQDKCTDGSNKIVWDESAILKLLDRTNLQSGPTDAEGDLENDMLGSVKSVEWNDETTEEPGGGESPPAVADDILEQTSEKKEDNVLNGTEENEWDKLLRVRWEKYQSEEEAALGRGKRQRKAVSYREAYTPHPNETTTESGGEEEKEPETEPERDYTPAGRALKAKYTKLRARQKERLARRNAIEEVRPSEGFPGLESVAQCPSINGREGDHVNQSDQQSDKDKCLIIDLEDDKHAQSLDEPKNKDDSILRLGRLSKHKTSGQLDLSVNPLHQSSPDMILPSSNHQGTSYNQSLPSNNLLPVLGLCAPNASQFDSFHKNFSRSNCRQSRPGTGPEFPFNLAPTTGASIEKEAKGQETTLDKFKLQDSPPEVLQRLKIGNQDSWLPFNPYPSASSQGKIFDRLESSGASSSDFQEKMPLPNLPFDEKLLPRFSLPTKGMMTSHHDLLPSLSLGSRLDAVTESVQDLPTMPLLPNLKYPPQDVPRYNQQERDMPPTLGLGQLPPISSFPENHRRVLENIMMRTGSGNLYKKKSKVEGWSEDELDFLWIGVRRHGRGSWDAMLRDARLRFSKYKTSEDLAARWEEEQLKILDGPAFPVPKFPKLTKTTKPSSLFPSIPDGMMTRALQGSRFVAPSKFQTHLTDMKLGFGDLASSLPHFELSDQLGLQNDSFPPIPTWNPDKSRANFSGDSVAGPSDRPGPSVSVPGEKPFFLNSFGASNLGSSLNCSSSPDLHRKEDDYGSMKHGKLPSVLDKSLNMLRDSLNNGGNGESASSGFLSDPNKGLNLSYSKGKEVAGNSSSKNKLPHWLREAVSTPAKPPDPDLPPTVSAIAQSVRVLYGEDKPTIPPFVVPGPPPPQPKDPRHSLKKKKKRKSHIFRQVLPDTAGSSSLSPACSIPLAPPFQLLPQSVTGTAGLPLIESDYSRSPRNLSMMNTSSSSAYLIPPKKSSMGLSPSPEVLQLVASCVAPGPHLSLTSGMTNSSLHDGKLALPKSVNEVGYPDSLGVSVKGKAKLSPTIDVQDQSPEERQDEPDCGDSSKTESDHSRPEQPDVEEISSEGTVSDHPVSEHEAGIQE; this is encoded by the exons ATGAAAGACATTAGTTCATTGAATAGTAAAATGATTAACCGAAACTGGGTCCTGAAGCGCAAACGAAGAAAGCTTCCGTGTGGTCCATCCCTAGCCAATGGTAAAGAAGAAAACTTATTATCAGAATCTCCAAGGAGTTCTTCAGCTAAGCGTAGGCTGAAAGGTGAAATTAGTACCGACCAGTCATCATCtaaaaaaaagggaaatgatgGG TACTACTATGAATGTGTTATTTGTGATCTTGGTGGGAACTTGTTGTGTTGTGATAACTGTCCCAGGACCTATCATCTACAATGCCTTGATCCACCTCTTAAG CGCATCCCAATGGGAAAGTGGCAATGCCCAAAGTGCTGTAAGAAGAACGATTCACTCAAGCCCATTACTCATCTGGATTCAATTTCCAAACGAGCAAGATCAAAAACTATCAAGACAAAAGCTCAAACTGGAATAAAGTCACCTACTACTGAGAAAGTGTCCCGGATTTTTGGAACATCCATTATTGCAAAGAAAAGATCATCCTCTAGTAAAGGAAAATCTGATGTAGCTCAGGGAGTGGATACTTTGAAAAAGGAACCAGAAACCTCTCATATAGATGTACCTTCTACCCCTAAACCAAGTGTTACATCCATTGGTGGTGCTGAGGAAGGTGGTGCTTCTTGTGTGAATGTTGATGATGAGAAGACTCCTGTTGCATCTCCAACAGGTTCATCTGCTGAAAGGAAGTTAACTCCTGTAGCTGGTGGTTCATCATGTATGAATGTTGATGATGGAATGAAGCCAGTTGCATCTCCAACAGGTTCATCAGCTGAAAGGAAGTTAACTCCTGTAGCTGGTGAGGTTTTGTCTCATTCTAAGAGTACAAACTCAGAGAAAAATGATGAAGCACCTGAAGCGAAGCATGAATTGTCTTGTGATAATGAGTCTCCCACAGACAAAGTTGTTCTTGCAATTGGTGTAGCCACAAGGAAAGACAGAAAAAGAAAGCAGAAAGTCAGCGATGAGGCAAGTCAAAAGAAGCGTAAGAGTGATAAGGGTAAGCGTACTGTCAGTACTTCTAAAAAGAAGGGGTCCAAAGCAAATAATATTGGCCCTGGAACTAGTAAAACTCATCAGAAACAGAAACAGAAGCCTGTTAACCATGGGGTTTCTGCATCTTTGTCAAAGGATGATGATGGGAGCAAGAATTTTGATACTCAGAAAAAAGATGAG AAGCTTTCTGAGGGTGCAGAGCAGCAGTCCGATGAGTTAGATAAAGGAATTCTCAATCCCCCGCTGAGATGTGAAGACAGTGTTCCTGCCGAACTTCTGCAG GTTGATCGAGTTCTAGGCTGTCGGGTTCAAGGTGATAATGCTAGTATTTTGCATCATGCATCTGCAGCACTTTCAGAGGACATGCTTTCTGATGATTTTGTAATTGCAGTAAATCCAAGCAGACTTTCAGAGGAGAATTCTGTTTGTGATATTGATTCAGATACAGTAACTGCTGAAAATCTTACTGAGGGTTGCCCTAAGACTCTGAAAGGTTCTGATAAAGAAAGCACAAAGAATGATGTCAGAGTGGATAAAATGAATGTATATAGAAGGTCTGTCACTAAGAAATGCAAAGGAGGGGATTCTTTGGACTTATTGAACAAAGACACTAAGGATTCAGATTGTGCAATCATAAATGGTAAGGATCAAGATGAATCCGTGGTAAGTGTAGAAGATTCAGGAAAAAGAAATGAGAAAACTGTAGTAGAAGAGTTGACTGCTGATGTTAATGTGAAAAGTCATGGTGCCACTGAAGCTCCAAAAGTTTGTGAAACGCCTGCTAAAACGAAAGAGATGGGTGCAGAAATGAAAATACGTAGCAGTGTTGAAAATAAAGTCCAAGAACCTGCTGTGACTGAATCAGCATGTTCTAAAGAGGAGACGGTCTCATATGAATTTTTTGTTAAATGGGTGGGGATGTCCCATATCCATAATAGTTGGATTTCTGAATCCCAGCTGAAAATTCTGGCGAAGAGAAAACTAGAAAATTATAAGGCCAAATATGGGACAACTGTGATAAATATCTGTGAGGAAAAGTGGAAGAAGCCTCAGCGAGTTATTTCTCTCCGTGTTACAAATAATGGCCGGGAAGCTTTTGTGAAGTGGACTGGTCTTCCATATGATGAATGCACTTGGGAAAGGTTAGATGAACCTGTTCTTCAGCAATCTTCTCATCTAATTAATCTGTTTGAACAGTTTGAACGTCAAACATTGGAAAAAGATGCTACTAAGGATGAAGCTAGGGCAAAGGGTGAGCAGCAGCATGATATTGTTACTTTGGCAGATCAACCTAAAGAATTGAAGGGAGGCTCTCTATTTCCCCATCAGCTTGAAGCACTTAACTGGCTGCGTAGATGTTGGCATAAATCCAAAAATGTTATACTTGCTGATGAAATGGGGCTTGGAAAAACTGTATCTGCTGTTGCCTTTATTTCGTCACTTTATTTTGAGTTTAAAGCTACTCTGCCATGTCTAGTGCTGGTTCCACTTTCTACTATGCCTAACTGGCTTGCTGAGTTTTCATTATGGGCTCCTGATTTAAATGTTGTGGAGTATCATGGTTGCGCCAAAGCAAGAGCCATCATTCGCCAGTATGAATGGCATGCTAGTGATTCGAATGAATTGAGTAGGAAAACAGCTTCGTACAAATTTAATGTTCTTTTAACTACTTATGAAATGATTCTTGTGGACTCATCTCATTTGCGTGGTGTTCCTTGGGAAGTTCTTGTGGTTGATGAGGGTCATCGCTTGAAAAATTCAGGAAGTAAGCTGTTTAGCTTGCTCAACACATTCTCTTTCCAGCATCGTGTTCTATTGACTGGAACCCCGCTCCAGAATAACATTGGTGAGATGTATAACTTGCTTAATTTCTTGCAGCCAGCTTCCTTCCCTTCTTTATCTTCGTTTGAGGAGAAATTTAATGATCTCACAACTGCGGAAAAGGTCGAAGAATTAAAGAAACTTGTTGCTCCTCATATGCTTCGAAGACTTAAAAGGGATGCCATGCAAAATATTCCCCCTAAAACTGAACGAATGGTGCCTGTTGAACTGTCATCCATTCAAGCTGAATACTACCGTGCAATGCTAACTAAGAACTACCAGATATTACGGAATATTGGGAAGGGGGTTGCACAGCAGTCAATGTTAAACATTGTGATGCAACTGAGAAAGGTTTGTAATCATCCATATCTCATACCAGGTACTGAGCCTGAGTCTGGATCACTAGAGTTTCTTCATGAAATGCGTATAAAAGCTTCAGCCAAGTTGACTCTTTTGCATTCCATGCTTAAAGTCCTATATAGAGAAGGCCATAGAGTTCTTATCTTTTCACAAATGACTAAGCTTCTTGATATCCTTGAGGATTATTTAACCATAGAATTTGGCCCTAAAACATACGAGAGAGTTGATGGCTCTGTTTCAGTTGCTGATCGTCAAACAGCGATATCAAGGTTCAACCAAGATAAAAGTCGATTTGTCTTCTTGCTATCAACACGTTCTTGTGGTCTTGGTATCAATTTGGCAACAGCTGACACTGTTATAATTTATGATTCTGATTTCAACCCACATGCTGACATCCAAGCTATGAATCGGGCACATCGAATTGGACAATCAAACAGACTTTTAGTATACAGGCTTGTAGTTCGTGCCAGTGTGGAAGAGCGGATCTTGCAACTTGCTAAAAAGAAGCTAATGCTTGATCAGCTGTTTGTCAACAAGTCTGGATCCCAAAAGGAAGTAGAAGACATTCTGCGATGGGGAACGGAAGAACTCTTCATTGATTCTTCTAGTGGGAAAGATTCAGGTGAAGGTAATAACAATAAAGAAGATGCATTAGTGGATACAGATCATAAGCACCGGAAGAGGGTTGGTGGTCTCGGAGATGTGTACCAAGACAAATGTACTGATGGCAGCAACAAGATTGTGTGGGATGAAAGTGCAATTTTGAAATTGCTTGATCGTACAAACCTTCAGTCTGGACCAACTGATGCCGAGGGGGATTTGGAAAATGATATGCTTGGCTCAGTAAAG TCTGTTGAATGGAATGATGAAACAACAGAAGAACCAGGGGGAGGTGAATCTCCTCCAGCTGTTGCTGATGATATTTTGGAGCAGACTTCTGAGAAGAAAGAAGATAATGTGCTAAATGGTACTGAAGAAAATGAATGGGACAAACTTTTGCGTGTGAG GTGGGAGAAATATCAAAGTGAGGAGGAAGCAGCCCTTGGTAGAGGGAAGCGACAAAGGAAAGCCGTCTCCTATAGAGAGGCATATACTCCACATCCCAATGAGACAACGACCGAG AGTGGCGGGGAAGAAGAGAAGGAACCAGAAACAGAGCCAGAGCGGGATTATACACCAGCAGGACGGGCTCTTAAAGCAAAGTA TACTAAACTCCGTGCTCGACAAAAAGAACGGCTTGCTAGGAGAAATGCAATTGAAGAAGTTCGTCCCAGTGAGGGATTTCCTGGACTTGAGTCGGTAGCACAGTGTCCTTCCATCAATGGAAGAGAAGGGGATCATGTTAATCAATCTGATCAACAGTCAGATAAAGATAAGTGTTTGATAATTGACTTGGAGGATGATAAACATGCTCAATCATTAGATGAACCAAAGAACAAAGATGATTCAATTTTAAGGCTTGGGAGGCTGTCAAAACATAAAACAAGTGGACAATTGGATCTTTCTGTCAACCCTCTTCACCAGTCTTCTCCTGACATGATCCTTCCAAGTAGCAATCATCAAGGCACAAGCTATAACCAATCTCTACCTTCCAACAACTTGTTGCCAGTTCTTGGGCTTTGTGCTCCCAATGCTAGTCAGTTTGACTCATTTCATAAAAACTTCTCAAGATCAAATTGTCGGCAAAGCAGGCCAGGAACTGGACCAGAGTTTCCATTCAATTTAGCTCCAACTACAGGAGCTTCAATTGAGAAAGAAGCAAAAGGTCAAGAGACTACCTTGGACAAATTTAAATTGCAAGATTCACCTCCCGAAGTTTTACAACGTCTTAAAATTGGAAACCAAGATAGTTGGCTCCCGTTTAACCCG TATCCTTCTGCTTCTTCACAAGGAAAAATTTTTGATCGATTAGAAAGTTCTGGTGCTAGTTCTTCTGATTTTCAGGAAAAGATGCCACTGCCTAATTTACCTTTTGATGAGAAATTGCTTCCTCGGTTCTCCCTTCCTACCAAAGGCATGATGACATCACATCATGACCTATTGCCTAGCTTATCTTTAGGGAGTAGGCTTGATGCTGTGACTGAGTCAGTGCAAGACCTTCCTACAATGCCATTGCTGCCCAATTTAAAATATCCTCCACAAGATGTGCCTAGGTACAATCAGCAAGAGAGGGACATGCCTCCAACATTGGGTTTGGGTCAGTTGCCTCCCATTTCTTCTTTTCCTGAAAACCATAGGAGGGTGCTTGAAAATATTATGATGAGGACTGGATCTGGGAACTTGTATAAAAAGAAATCGAAGGTAGAGGGCTGGTCAGAGGATGAACTGGATTTTCTCTGGATTGGTGTTCGTAGACACGGACGAGGTAGTTGGGATGCCATGCTTAGAGACGCCAGGCTAAGATTTTCAAAGTACAAAACTTCAGAAGATTTGGCAGCTAGGTGGGAGGAGGAGCAACTTAAAATTCTGGATGGGCCAGCTTTTCCAGTTCCAAAATTCCCCAAGCTAACGAAAACCACCAAACCTTCTTCCTTGTTTCCAAGCATTCCTGATGGAATGATGACGCGGGCACTGCAGGGTAGTAGATTTGTTGCACCCTCAAAATTTCAAACTCACCTGACTGATATGAAGTTGGGGTTTGGAGATCTAGCTTCTAGCCTGCCTCACTTTGAGCTATCAGACCAACTTGGTTTGCAAAATGATAGTTTTCCCCCTATTCCAACATGGAATCCTGACAAATCTCGTGCAAACTTTTCTGGAGATTCAGTTGCTGGGCCCTCTGATAGGCCAGGGCCATCTGTGAGTGTACCTGGTGAGAAACCTTTTTTTCTCAATTCCTTTGGAGCCAGCAACTTGGGTTCAAGTTTGAATTGCTCCAGTAGCCCTGATTTACACAGGAAGGAGGATGATTATGGTTCAATGAAGCATGGGAAGTTGCCTAGTGTTCTTGATAAATCGCTAAATATGTTACGTGATTCCCTCAATAATGGTGGAAATGGTGAATCTGCCAGCTCTGGGTTTCTCTCCGATCCAAATAAAGGGCTGAATCTTTCTTATTCAAAGGGAAAAGAAGTAGCTGGAAATAGTTCTTCCAAGAACAAGTTACCTCACTGGCTTCGtgaagctgttagtactcctgcAAAACCTCCAGATCCTGATCTACCACCAACTGTTTCAGCAATAGCTCAGTCAGTTCGTGTATTGTATGGAGAAGATAAGCCTACCATTCCCCCATTTGTGGTACCTGGGCCCCCTCCTCCTCAACCAAAGGACCCGAGACACAgtctaaaaaagaaaaagaaacggaAGTCGCACATCTTCAGGCAGGTCCTACCGGACACAGCTGGAAGTAGTAGTCTCTCTCCGGCATGCTCAATTCCGTTGGCACCACCATTTCAATTGCTTCCACAATCAGTTACTGGAACTGCAGGGCTTCCTTTGATTGAATCTGATTACAGCAGGTCTCCTCGTAACTTAAGCATGATGAATACATCATCTTCATCGGCGTATCTTATTCCACCAAAGAAATCAAGCATGGGATTATCCCCGTCCCCTGAAGTGCTTCAACTAGTAGCATCTTGTGTTGCTCCAGGGCCACACTTGTCATTAACTTCTGGCATGACAAATTCTAGCTTACATGATGGCAAACTTGCATTGCCAAAATCTGTTAACGAAGTTGGATATCCAGATTCACTAGGTGTATCTGTCAAAGGGAAAGCTAAACTGAGCCCGACCATTGATGTCCAGGATCAATCTCCAGAGGAGAGGCAAGATGAACCTGATTGTGGGGATTCTAGCAAGACTGAGTCAGATCATTCTCGACCTGAACAACCTGATGTAGAGGAAATATCATCAGAAGGCACTGTGTCAGATCATCCTGTGAGTGAGCATGAAGCTGGTATACAGGAGTAA